The following coding sequences are from one Rutidosis leptorrhynchoides isolate AG116_Rl617_1_P2 chromosome 11, CSIRO_AGI_Rlap_v1, whole genome shotgun sequence window:
- the LOC139875377 gene encoding uncharacterized protein, which yields MKELSVDSATATDDAITDMFLINFVPARVFFDCGENRPFVSTTFCAKLNVAVNVIIEPLSDEVGDGRTVPVPTCVSGITINIEGSLFSVICLVMPIASFDIVLGMDWLSDYKAKLAKGCDSYLAYVIGVKKEKKLVIDIPMVSEYPEVFPDEFPGLPPIREVEYKIELVPGVTPVAKARYRLAPS from the exons gagttatcagtagACTCTGCCACTGCTACTGACGATGCAATCACCGATATGTTCTTAATAAATTTTGTACCGGCTCGTGTGTTTTTTGACTGTGGAGAAAATCGCCCGTTTGTGTCAACTACTTTTTGTGCTAAGTTGAATGTGGCTGTTAATGTAATTATTGAACCCTTAAGTGATGAAGTGGGTGATGGTAGGACAGTTCCAGTCCCAACGTGTGTGTCTGGAATTACTATTAATATAGAGGGTAGTCTTTTCTCTGTGATTTGTCTTGTGATGCCTATAGCAAGCTTTGATATAGTGTTAGGCATGGATTGGCTTAGTGACTATAAGGCta AATTAGCCAAGGGGTGTGATTCTTACCTGGCCTATGTGATCGGtgtgaagaaagaaaagaaactagTGATCGATATTCCAATGGTATCAGAATATccagaagtgttcccagatgaattTCCAGGGTTACCGCCAATCAGGGAAGTTGAGTACAAGATAGAGTTGGTGCCAGGGGTTACGCCAGTTGCTAAAGCTCGTTACAGATTAGCTCCTTCATAA